One part of the Candidatus Saccharimonadales bacterium genome encodes these proteins:
- a CDS encoding HAD-IA family hydrolase produces the protein MTNYDVYLFDLDGTLTDTSKIWLEIYRDALKEFGISGLTDKEIAAQTHDWKHIVNLGLDPKDLPEFTSLAYRLCNERIPHAPFHRGAEEMLSNLRSKGKILGIFTTMDRPLLEPVIKQKLLDEKFDVIVAGTDVENRKPQPDGVLYALKKLGHQPSEKIVYIGDKDTDILCGRNAGVETILFFPSHHGEVYDRAPLEASEPHHEISDWNELLV, from the coding sequence ATGACTAATTACGATGTATATTTGTTTGATTTAGACGGAACCCTAACCGATACCTCAAAAATTTGGCTAGAGATCTACAGAGACGCCTTAAAAGAATTTGGAATATCGGGCCTAACCGATAAAGAGATTGCCGCTCAAACACACGACTGGAAGCACATCGTCAACCTAGGATTGGATCCAAAAGATCTACCTGAGTTTACAAGTCTGGCGTATAGACTGTGCAACGAACGAATTCCGCATGCACCGTTCCATAGGGGCGCAGAAGAAATGCTGTCCAATCTTAGATCTAAGGGCAAAATTTTAGGTATTTTCACTACAATGGATCGGCCTTTGCTTGAACCTGTTATTAAACAAAAACTTTTGGATGAAAAATTCGATGTAATTGTAGCCGGCACAGATGTAGAAAACCGCAAACCGCAGCCAGATGGCGTCTTGTACGCACTTAAAAAACTTGGACACCAACCTAGCGAAAAAATAGTTTACATCGGCGACAAAGATACGGATATTTTATGCGGTCGTAACGCCGGGGTTGAAACCATTCTATTTTTTCCGTCGCATCATGGTGAAGTTTACGATCGCGCGCCACTAGAGGCTAGTGAACCACACCACGAAATCAGCGACTGGAATGAGCTATTGGTTTAA
- a CDS encoding thymidylate synthase: MAVFDDIYKNILSEIIDNGVEEVNQRTGHKTKSLPGVSFSIDVQKQGFPILAVRAVPLKLFIAEQVWFISGSRKPADFLRDFTGIWDDFTNPNDVVTVAYGYRWRRHFGRDQLGKLIQLLEKDPSSRHGVVVTWDPSDDGLGGAKKSNVPCPYTFTVNIIGGRLNLHNIVRSNDMILGFPHDVAGFALLLAILAQRLGVKPGVYTHSISNAHVYDIHYDAAKEMINRKVKQKNIIVKLPKNSFERAEKKDVKLVDEIMSDFKKQYTPNEPIKGLKIVL; this comes from the coding sequence ATGGCAGTTTTTGATGATATTTATAAAAATATCTTGTCTGAAATTATCGATAACGGCGTAGAAGAGGTTAACCAGCGTACTGGTCATAAAACCAAGTCTTTGCCGGGCGTTTCTTTCTCTATTGACGTTCAAAAGCAAGGCTTTCCAATTTTGGCCGTGCGGGCGGTGCCATTAAAACTATTCATCGCAGAACAGGTTTGGTTTATCTCGGGATCGCGCAAGCCCGCTGATTTTTTGCGTGATTTTACGGGGATCTGGGACGATTTCACGAATCCAAATGATGTCGTAACCGTAGCTTATGGATACAGATGGCGTCGCCACTTTGGCCGTGATCAGCTAGGAAAATTAATTCAGTTGCTCGAAAAAGATCCAAGCTCTCGTCATGGCGTGGTTGTAACCTGGGATCCAAGTGATGACGGCTTGGGTGGTGCCAAAAAAAGTAATGTACCTTGCCCATATACTTTTACGGTTAACATAATTGGTGGTAGGCTCAATTTGCATAATATCGTGCGGTCAAACGATATGATTTTAGGATTCCCTCACGACGTGGCAGGATTTGCATTATTGTTGGCTATTTTGGCGCAGCGCCTGGGGGTAAAACCTGGCGTGTACACTCACTCAATTTCTAATGCGCACGTTTATGATATTCATTATGATGCAGCAAAAGAAATGATCAATCGAAAAGTTAAACAAAAAAATATCATAGTAAAATTACCTAAAAACAGTTTTGAACGCGCCGAAAAAAAGGACGTAAAGTTAGTTGATGAAATCATGTCTGATTTTAAAAAGCAGTATACCCCAAACGAGCCGATTAAAGGTTTAAAGATAGTTCTATAG
- a CDS encoding glycosyltransferase family 2 protein, with product MQDLPFLCWLLPLLIAIIGLFYSTHNDRLWQKRKMVGQVFGALTVVSMAFVGWMPTSIGIILMTIAQAWLVLVASRLVFGRLNAEFLKNSTRLNLVLALTTFLTIIVFAWIGANWILLVSAISFGVAVALIVQVIWTLRHFKVKSGELTQKPTVSICIPARNEDDALIECIDTALQTDYPKLEILVLDDCSQDKTAQIIKSYAHAGVRFVQGALPADGWLGKNQAMQTLAEHANGEWILFMGVDTHLGEKSVSKLMTQAISTNVEMISVLPQNMFSTGFNTVFGTLQYFWQVVLPIGKRHVPVSSKSWLIKTEALKKLGGFKSVRHKILPEAFFASRLFARNSYRFLISDKELDITAAKKWRSQVRTSVRILYPTFKRQPYYMLFALAAVGVFTLGPFLWPLYLLMDLDFLLLINLITSALLLICYGLVLFRSQPSSWPVAVLCLPIVLVQELIVGLISMLSYEFGEVEWKDRNVCYPVISQGQRSVPLKEELQR from the coding sequence ATGCAAGATTTACCATTTTTATGTTGGCTTTTGCCACTCCTGATCGCGATTATTGGACTATTTTATAGCACGCACAATGATCGGTTATGGCAAAAGCGCAAAATGGTTGGCCAGGTTTTTGGCGCGCTTACGGTGGTCAGTATGGCGTTTGTTGGCTGGATGCCGACTTCGATTGGAATTATTTTAATGACCATTGCTCAGGCTTGGCTCGTTTTGGTTGCTAGTAGGTTGGTCTTTGGTAGGTTGAACGCTGAATTTTTAAAAAATAGTACCAGGCTTAACCTCGTGTTGGCATTAACTACTTTTTTAACAATTATTGTTTTTGCCTGGATCGGCGCAAACTGGATACTATTAGTTAGCGCTATTTCGTTTGGCGTTGCAGTTGCTTTGATAGTGCAGGTGATTTGGACGTTACGACATTTTAAAGTTAAAAGTGGCGAATTGACACAAAAACCAACTGTCAGTATATGTATCCCTGCCCGAAACGAGGATGACGCTTTGATAGAATGCATCGATACCGCGCTGCAAACTGACTACCCCAAGCTCGAGATCCTTGTTTTGGATGATTGTTCTCAGGACAAAACCGCCCAAATTATAAAGTCATATGCTCACGCAGGCGTTAGATTTGTCCAGGGCGCATTGCCTGCCGATGGCTGGCTTGGTAAAAATCAAGCCATGCAAACTTTGGCAGAGCACGCTAACGGTGAGTGGATTTTATTTATGGGGGTGGATACCCATTTGGGAGAAAAATCAGTAAGTAAACTCATGACTCAAGCTATAAGTACTAATGTTGAAATGATCAGCGTACTGCCGCAGAATATGTTCAGTACAGGTTTTAACACGGTTTTTGGGACTTTGCAATATTTTTGGCAGGTAGTGCTACCAATTGGTAAGCGTCACGTGCCTGTAAGTAGCAAAAGCTGGCTTATTAAAACAGAAGCCCTTAAAAAACTTGGTGGTTTCAAGTCTGTTAGACATAAAATTTTGCCCGAAGCGTTTTTTGCTTCGCGGCTTTTTGCTCGTAATTCGTATCGTTTTTTAATAAGCGATAAAGAACTCGACATAACTGCTGCAAAAAAGTGGCGAAGCCAAGTTCGCACATCCGTTAGGATCCTATATCCGACATTTAAACGTCAGCCATACTATATGCTTTTTGCGCTGGCAGCCGTAGGTGTGTTTACATTAGGCCCTTTTTTATGGCCGCTTTATCTTTTGATGGATTTAGACTTTTTGCTACTAATAAATCTAATAACGAGTGCTCTTTTGTTGATTTGCTATGGATTAGTTTTATTCCGTAGTCAGCCTTCTAGCTGGCCTGTTGCGGTTTTGTGTCTACCTATAGTTTTAGTGCAGGAACTGATCGTAGGTTTAATAAGCATGCTAAGCTACGAGTTTGGTGAAGTTGAATGGAAAGATCGCAATGTTTGCTACCCTGTTATTTCTCAGGGGCAGCGCTCCGTGCCTTTGAAAGAGGAATTACAACGCTAA
- the nusG gene encoding transcription termination/antitermination protein NusG produces the protein MSTSKRYDSAKHWYAIHTYSGYEEKVAESIRQRVDSVDMADKIFDVMVPKEKQIEIKNGKRRVAEKKIFQGYVLVEMKLSEDAWYIIRNTPGVTGFVGSGTAPTPVSDDEMTKIKKRMGVEEPKHRIDFAVGEVVSIVDGPFKGFDGAINEIDTQKGKIKVLVSMFGRDTPVELDALQVKKVS, from the coding sequence ATGAGCACAAGCAAACGTTACGACAGCGCCAAACATTGGTATGCTATTCACACTTACAGTGGCTACGAAGAAAAGGTGGCCGAGAGTATTCGTCAGCGCGTTGACAGCGTTGACATGGCTGACAAAATCTTTGATGTAATGGTTCCAAAAGAGAAGCAAATCGAGATTAAAAACGGTAAGCGACGCGTTGCTGAAAAGAAGATTTTTCAGGGCTACGTTTTGGTTGAGATGAAACTTAGTGAAGACGCTTGGTACATTATTCGCAACACTCCGGGTGTAACTGGTTTTGTTGGTAGCGGTACCGCTCCAACCCCAGTTAGCGACGACGAAATGACAAAAATCAAAAAACGCATGGGCGTTGAAGAACCAAAACACCGCATTGATTTTGCGGTCGGCGAAGTTGTAAGTATTGTTGACGGGCCATTTAAAGGCTTTGACGGTGCGATCAACGAAATTGACACTCAAAAAGGTAAGATCAAAGTGCTGGTTAGTATGTTTGGTCGCGATACACCTGTTGAGCTCGATGCCCTACAGGTTAAAAAAGTTAGTTAG
- the secE gene encoding preprotein translocase subunit SecE produces MVKDEAKKPGKVKSALKSVKLPKAKLGMKMPKKWLKAIGGYFSGAVVELKQVKWPNRKASISLTVAVILFTAVMSGFILALDYGFEQLFKQVIL; encoded by the coding sequence GTGGTTAAAGATGAGGCAAAAAAGCCAGGCAAAGTAAAAAGCGCCCTAAAAAGCGTTAAACTGCCGAAAGCTAAACTGGGGATGAAAATGCCAAAAAAATGGCTTAAAGCTATTGGCGGTTATTTTAGTGGCGCGGTCGTTGAACTTAAACAAGTTAAATGGCCAAACCGCAAAGCCAGCATCAGCTTAACAGTGGCAGTAATCTTATTTACAGCAGTAATGAGCGGCTTTATTTTAGCCCTCGACTACGGGTTCGAACAACTATTTAAGCAGGTAATTTTATAA
- a CDS encoding SprT family zinc-dependent metalloprotease: MSKNQIEDPEFGVVKVRRSHLANRLKLKVDQSGKLQVSMPLGVPLFFAKRFIDESRDFVRKSLSKVQQTKATLRHGDLIGKTHKLHIGYGTKFSSKIVGTTFLIEVPKDALVESAQVQDFIKQEALKALRLQSKAYLSRRLKAVAEQYGFSYTKLRFANAGTRWGSCSSSGTISLNIWLMQLPLELIDYVIVHELCHTRELNHSANFWSQVEIILPNFKQLRSSLKQQQPYL; encoded by the coding sequence ATGTCAAAGAATCAGATCGAAGATCCGGAATTCGGCGTTGTAAAGGTTAGGCGGAGTCATCTCGCAAATCGTCTAAAACTCAAAGTTGATCAATCTGGTAAGCTGCAGGTTAGTATGCCACTTGGCGTTCCTTTATTTTTTGCAAAAAGATTTATTGATGAATCGCGCGATTTCGTCCGTAAAAGCTTAAGTAAAGTTCAGCAGACAAAAGCGACATTGAGACACGGCGACTTGATTGGTAAAACTCATAAACTACACATTGGCTATGGTACAAAGTTTAGCAGTAAAATTGTCGGCACAACTTTTTTAATTGAGGTTCCAAAAGATGCACTAGTCGAATCGGCTCAAGTTCAGGACTTTATAAAGCAGGAGGCTCTTAAGGCGCTGAGATTACAATCTAAGGCGTACTTAAGTAGACGGCTTAAGGCTGTCGCCGAGCAATATGGATTTAGCTATACTAAACTTAGATTTGCCAACGCAGGCACCAGGTGGGGTAGTTGTTCTTCGAGTGGAACCATCAGTTTAAATATCTGGCTTATGCAGTTGCCACTTGAGCTTATTGATTATGTGATAGTTCACGAACTCTGCCATACCCGCGAGCTCAATCACTCAGCCAATTTTTGGTCTCAAGTTGAAATAATCTTACCAAACTTCAAGCAACTAAGAAGTAGCTTGAAGCAACAGCAACCATACCTTTAA
- a CDS encoding ATP-binding protein, giving the protein MKTLSIAKPLVILVVGLPGAGKSYFAKQFSDTFSVPLISNNQIRGELFEKPQFSADENKIVERIQDLMLQQLLKTKGSVLVDDGMVTRQDRQKLVQIAKKSGFDVLTVWVQTNPDMAKMRATKNPNKTPDYNVIPEAHFNTIQKKFAPPTEDYIVISGMHTYTTQARTVLRKLAATHTGKVEQSKTSDLAKSRATKPPTRGIIIR; this is encoded by the coding sequence ATGAAAACACTCTCAATTGCCAAACCATTAGTAATTTTAGTTGTCGGTTTGCCAGGTGCGGGTAAAAGCTACTTTGCCAAGCAATTCTCCGATACTTTTAGCGTGCCTCTTATTAGCAACAACCAAATTCGAGGCGAGCTTTTTGAAAAACCGCAATTTAGTGCCGACGAGAACAAAATTGTGGAGAGGATTCAGGATCTAATGTTGCAACAACTCCTTAAAACTAAGGGCAGCGTGCTAGTTGATGACGGCATGGTAACGCGGCAAGACCGACAAAAGTTAGTGCAAATAGCTAAAAAATCTGGTTTTGATGTTTTGACTGTCTGGGTACAAACCAATCCAGATATGGCAAAAATGCGTGCAACAAAAAATCCTAACAAAACTCCAGATTACAATGTTATTCCAGAGGCACATTTTAATACGATTCAAAAAAAATTTGCTCCACCGACCGAGGATTACATAGTAATCAGCGGAATGCACACTTATACGACTCAGGCACGAACTGTCTTACGTAAACTCGCCGCAACTCATACTGGTAAGGTTGAGCAAAGCAAAACCTCTGACTTAGCTAAATCCCGAGCCACAAAACCGCCGACGCGAGGCATTATAATTAGGTGA
- a CDS encoding ATP-binding protein, whose translation MPKSKAFERLNFILEHSPAILPLVMIPFGLLARQGLLDDRYYYNDTVFMTIVTVFSIASFIYIWRSVKGQESKFVDAAFLILFNVLSLLFVLFVSGFLSAFLAVWILLLVSADIRFSQKGSILSFLALVASGGLLIYLNPSTPVSEQLEIVQGVLIVGAIGYVIARIRSATISEKTALVKSRKEEIYQRERLLALVNSMGDAVMAVDQNGNIGVYNSTLLNLLDTNVDLNGHKIDEVLKLYDADNHEVNIFAEAMQKQTVFSRSDLTYKFNDNDQIKLYINVAPILPSYQSADEKGFIFILRDITKEKTLEEQRDEFISVVSHELRTPVTIAEGNMSNIQLLIERGTDPKVISDAAKDAHEQIVYLAKLVNDLATLAKAERGTGGELEQTDINLMLKGFYDEYSPQADAKKLKFILDSQVQLPQLVTNKLYLREILQNLITNALKYTPKGSVTLNARTDDKNLYISVIDTGIGISNTDKRRVFEKFYRSEDYRTRESSGTGLGLYVCKSLAEKLGYEITFESELNKGSRFSVVIPLSKARSAAPEK comes from the coding sequence ATGCCAAAGAGCAAAGCTTTTGAAAGACTTAATTTTATTTTGGAGCACTCTCCGGCTATTTTGCCTTTGGTGATGATTCCATTTGGGCTTTTGGCGCGGCAGGGTTTACTCGACGATCGCTACTATTATAACGACACAGTCTTTATGACGATCGTAACCGTGTTTTCGATTGCGTCGTTTATTTACATTTGGCGATCCGTAAAAGGCCAGGAGTCTAAGTTTGTTGACGCAGCCTTTCTGATCTTATTTAATGTTCTATCTCTGTTGTTTGTGCTTTTTGTAAGTGGTTTTTTGAGCGCATTTTTAGCAGTTTGGATCCTACTTTTAGTCAGCGCCGACATTCGTTTTAGCCAAAAAGGTTCTATATTAAGCTTTTTAGCCTTAGTAGCATCAGGTGGGCTGTTAATTTACCTTAATCCCAGCACACCTGTTAGCGAGCAACTCGAAATTGTACAGGGCGTGTTAATTGTCGGCGCGATCGGTTACGTTATCGCCCGAATTCGATCTGCAACCATCAGCGAAAAGACCGCATTAGTAAAATCACGCAAGGAAGAAATTTACCAGAGGGAACGGCTTTTGGCCCTTGTAAATAGCATGGGTGACGCAGTCATGGCAGTGGATCAAAACGGGAATATTGGGGTATACAACTCGACTTTACTTAATTTATTGGATACAAACGTCGACTTAAATGGTCACAAAATCGACGAGGTCTTAAAGCTTTATGATGCAGATAATCATGAAGTTAATATTTTTGCCGAGGCAATGCAAAAACAAACTGTTTTTAGCCGATCAGATTTAACATACAAGTTTAATGACAATGACCAAATTAAACTTTACATTAACGTCGCACCCATCTTACCAAGCTACCAAAGCGCCGATGAAAAGGGCTTTATTTTTATCTTGCGCGATATAACAAAAGAAAAAACACTCGAAGAGCAACGAGACGAATTCATTTCGGTCGTCAGCCACGAGCTTAGAACTCCTGTCACGATTGCCGAAGGGAACATGTCTAATATCCAGCTGTTGATTGAACGTGGTACTGATCCAAAAGTAATTTCAGATGCCGCTAAAGACGCACATGAGCAGATTGTTTACCTTGCTAAACTAGTGAATGACTTGGCGACACTAGCCAAAGCCGAGCGCGGAACCGGCGGAGAACTTGAACAAACAGACATCAACTTAATGCTAAAAGGTTTTTACGATGAATACTCTCCGCAGGCCGATGCCAAAAAACTAAAGTTTATTTTAGACAGCCAAGTTCAATTACCTCAGCTCGTAACCAATAAGCTTTATCTACGAGAAATCTTGCAAAACTTAATCACCAACGCGCTCAAGTACACGCCTAAGGGTAGTGTTACTTTAAATGCACGTACCGACGACAAAAACTTGTACATCTCCGTGATCGACACAGGGATTGGCATAAGTAACACCGACAAACGTCGTGTGTTTGAAAAATTCTACAGATCCGAAGATTATCGAACTCGCGAATCAAGTGGAACGGGCTTAGGTCTTTATGTATGCAAGAGCCTTGCCGAAAAATTGGGATACGAAATAACTTTCGAAAGCGAGCTCAACAAAGGCTCACGATTTAGCGTTGTAATTCCTCTTTCAAAGGCACGGAGCGCTGCCCCTGAGAAATAA
- a CDS encoding M3 family metallopeptidase — translation MANSFSHPLGEINFDKYKISDVKEVLDNYIELAKNNDQKIIDLKPTEVTYKNTVIAFCDATDEIDFLSGVVGHLASTLGGDWQQQDQIVSEQITKLYSDRGLNKKLYNQLSIAQKLAKTDPEKRLIDEIIRGYKRGGIDLPKDKKDRLKQIRTQISKLTTDFGQNAVKANDEAFLLVKSENELAGTDESDRQIWAEAAKNVGRTGFYIQFSAPNFDKIMTHCSVQKTRQAMHKISRMRAPQNEAIAKKILALRQELAEVLGYKNYIEYVLSERMAKNQKTATDFIKMLGDKYLPTMQKEAEQLGNFIKQNGGEELDITDVDGGSNFYYASKMYAKNIGLDIAELQEYFVMDNVLHGMFDCLQQLYGVRFKKNINVAKAQKDVEVYDIYNEGNEHIGRIWGDWYARQGKQAGAWQHTMYFADRDMGIKKPHLSAVCTNFTPPSKGKPSLLSLRDVETLWHEFGHAMHCSFSNTKLKAQNAYGTKWDFVEAPSQIMENWVWQKEVLDKIAKHYKTGKSLPKTVGQKLLQSRAFRVASIAAWTIGWSAIDLELHGSYNQSQSLSKFYRQTKQKYCPVTVPDYDNNICTFTHIFAGGYAAGYYGYKWAEVIEADLFSKFLAEGILNPKVGHEYRDKILARGDEVSPEVLIKDFLGRATTTDAILKRDGIK, via the coding sequence ATGGCAAATTCTTTTTCACATCCTTTAGGCGAAATAAATTTCGACAAATACAAAATATCCGACGTCAAAGAAGTTTTAGACAACTACATTGAACTCGCAAAAAACAACGACCAAAAAATAATAGACCTAAAACCAACTGAAGTAACTTACAAGAATACCGTAATTGCATTTTGCGATGCCACCGACGAAATCGATTTTTTAAGCGGCGTGGTTGGCCATTTAGCGAGCACCTTGGGTGGCGACTGGCAGCAACAGGATCAAATCGTATCCGAACAGATAACTAAGTTGTACTCGGATCGAGGACTAAACAAAAAACTTTACAATCAGCTCTCAATCGCACAGAAGCTAGCAAAAACTGACCCAGAAAAACGACTAATCGATGAGATTATTCGTGGCTATAAACGCGGCGGAATAGATTTGCCGAAAGACAAAAAAGACCGCTTAAAGCAAATTCGGACTCAAATTTCTAAGCTTACAACCGACTTTGGGCAAAACGCAGTTAAGGCGAATGATGAAGCATTTTTGTTAGTCAAAAGCGAAAACGAGCTTGCCGGAACAGATGAATCGGATCGGCAAATTTGGGCAGAGGCCGCCAAGAATGTCGGCAGGACTGGATTCTACATTCAGTTCAGCGCTCCAAATTTTGACAAAATCATGACACATTGTAGTGTGCAAAAAACGCGACAAGCAATGCATAAAATTTCGCGCATGCGAGCGCCCCAAAACGAAGCAATTGCTAAAAAAATTCTAGCCTTACGTCAAGAGCTAGCCGAAGTCTTGGGTTACAAAAACTACATAGAATACGTTCTTTCGGAGCGCATGGCAAAAAACCAAAAAACTGCAACGGACTTTATAAAAATGCTTGGCGACAAATATTTGCCAACCATGCAAAAAGAGGCCGAGCAATTAGGTAATTTTATCAAGCAAAACGGCGGCGAGGAGTTAGACATCACCGACGTAGATGGTGGCTCAAACTTTTACTACGCAAGCAAAATGTACGCCAAAAACATTGGCCTAGACATAGCAGAATTACAAGAATACTTTGTTATGGATAACGTTTTACACGGAATGTTTGACTGCCTACAGCAACTTTACGGTGTGCGTTTTAAAAAGAACATAAATGTAGCGAAAGCCCAAAAAGATGTCGAGGTTTATGACATTTATAACGAAGGTAACGAGCACATTGGCAGAATTTGGGGTGACTGGTATGCGCGTCAGGGCAAACAGGCCGGAGCGTGGCAACACACAATGTATTTTGCAGATCGTGACATGGGAATAAAAAAGCCGCACTTAAGCGCAGTTTGCACCAACTTTACTCCGCCTAGCAAAGGCAAGCCCTCTCTGCTTTCGCTACGCGATGTCGAAACTTTATGGCATGAATTTGGTCACGCAATGCACTGCTCGTTTAGTAATACTAAGCTAAAAGCTCAAAATGCCTATGGCACAAAATGGGATTTTGTCGAGGCCCCATCTCAAATTATGGAAAACTGGGTTTGGCAAAAAGAAGTCTTAGACAAAATAGCCAAACATTACAAAACTGGCAAAAGCCTGCCTAAAACCGTTGGGCAAAAACTTTTACAAAGTCGTGCGTTTCGCGTAGCATCAATCGCAGCTTGGACGATCGGATGGAGTGCTATCGACCTTGAACTGCATGGAAGCTACAATCAATCCCAGTCTCTTAGTAAGTTTTACCGCCAGACCAAACAAAAGTACTGCCCGGTAACAGTGCCTGATTACGATAATAATATATGTACGTTCACACATATCTTTGCGGGCGGCTACGCGGCTGGATACTACGGATACAAATGGGCCGAAGTTATTGAAGCTGATCTATTTAGCAAATTTTTAGCCGAGGGAATTCTAAATCCAAAAGTTGGTCACGAATATCGAGACAAAATCTTGGCACGCGGCGACGAGGTAAGCCCGGAAGTTTTAATTAAAGACTTTTTGGGTCGAGCAACCACAACGGATGCTATCTTAAAGCGTGATGGCATAAAATAA
- the rplK gene encoding 50S ribosomal protein L11: MAKVVKANLKMRIPGGRATAGPPVGSILGQHGLNLMDFVSGFNERSKDYMGKDVIVHVKVYEDRTYDYEIIGQPVDDMIREAIGIQKGSGKPHTDKVGKISQEKVREIAEKKMTVLNANDIDAAMKVVAGTARSMGVEVEK, from the coding sequence ATGGCAAAAGTTGTCAAAGCTAATCTTAAAATGCGCATCCCTGGCGGCCGCGCGACTGCTGGTCCTCCAGTTGGTTCTATCTTAGGTCAGCACGGTCTAAACCTTATGGATTTTGTTAGCGGCTTTAACGAGCGCAGCAAAGACTACATGGGCAAAGACGTTATTGTGCATGTAAAAGTTTACGAAGACCGTACTTACGACTACGAGATTATCGGTCAACCAGTCGACGACATGATCCGCGAAGCAATTGGAATCCAAAAAGGTTCTGGCAAACCACACACCGACAAAGTTGGTAAAATTAGCCAAGAAAAAGTTCGCGAAATCGCCGAAAAGAAGATGACCGTACTAAACGCAAATGATATCGACGCGGCTATGAAAGTTGTAGCCGGAACTGCGCGTAGCATGGGTGTTGAAGTAGAAAAATAA
- the dcd gene encoding dCTP deaminase, producing the protein MAILTKPTILKRLKDGDLSFAPSLDQFQLHPHSIDLRLGFTFLVPKSWKATPGGRESISLDPFAEETNKFDVIELEKGQFFDLLPGEHVTVSTLESVKIPNDLLAILYPRSSTNRRGLAVDLSGLIDAGYEGQLIIPIRNNTKSQTIRLYPGERICQITLEELEAPVEPRPSRYHKKDIIDGELIGALPKEKEIEIDLIKRGEIMQLKQEHAI; encoded by the coding sequence ATGGCCATACTTACCAAACCCACAATTTTGAAAAGATTAAAAGACGGCGATTTGTCGTTCGCGCCAAGCTTAGATCAGTTTCAGCTTCATCCGCACTCGATCGATTTGCGTTTAGGTTTTACATTTCTGGTACCAAAATCCTGGAAAGCCACTCCTGGTGGCCGTGAATCTATAAGCTTGGATCCGTTTGCCGAGGAGACTAATAAATTTGACGTTATTGAGCTCGAGAAAGGTCAGTTTTTCGATCTGCTGCCAGGCGAACACGTTACGGTCTCGACACTAGAATCTGTCAAAATCCCTAACGATTTACTAGCGATTTTATACCCGCGATCAAGCACAAATCGCCGTGGTTTAGCAGTTGATTTAAGCGGCTTGATTGACGCTGGCTACGAGGGTCAGTTGATTATTCCAATTCGCAACAATACAAAATCACAAACAATCCGCCTTTATCCTGGTGAGCGAATTTGCCAAATTACACTCGAAGAGCTCGAGGCGCCAGTTGAACCTAGACCAAGCCGTTATCATAAAAAAGATATTATTGACGGCGAGCTAATAGGTGCGCTACCAAAAGAGAAGGAAATTGAAATTGATTTGATTAAACGTGGCGAGATTATGCAGCTTAAGCAGGAGCACGCGATATGA
- a CDS encoding dihydrofolate reductase family protein: MKVSLLVAMSADGRIGADKNHLATAWTTHADKVFFTKKTKEIGTLVMGLNTFKTFGVGLKGRRLIVLSDEAHEPVDGVEFVNSGFEDLVERLKNEGVQSLAICGGSYVYSKFIELNLVDEIFINVMPTFLGDGIPFIKMADIKKLRLVQATTLKDDTVQLHYLVEA; this comes from the coding sequence ATGAAGGTAAGCCTTTTGGTTGCAATGTCTGCTGATGGTAGGATTGGCGCCGATAAAAATCACCTAGCTACAGCATGGACAACCCACGCCGACAAAGTGTTTTTTACCAAAAAAACTAAAGAAATCGGCACGCTGGTAATGGGTTTAAATACTTTTAAAACTTTTGGTGTTGGTCTTAAAGGCCGACGATTAATTGTTTTGAGCGACGAAGCTCATGAGCCAGTCGATGGGGTTGAATTTGTAAACTCAGGCTTTGAAGATTTAGTAGAACGCCTTAAGAACGAAGGCGTACAGTCCCTAGCAATCTGCGGCGGTTCGTATGTGTATAGTAAGTTTATTGAGCTTAATTTGGTTGATGAAATTTTTATAAACGTAATGCCAACTTTTTTGGGTGATGGTATTCCGTTTATTAAGATGGCTGACATTAAAAAGTTACGGCTTGTGCAAGCCACAACTTTAAAAGACGATACGGTTCAACTACATTACCTAGTCGAAGCTTAA